One stretch of Armigeres subalbatus isolate Guangzhou_Male chromosome 2, GZ_Asu_2, whole genome shotgun sequence DNA includes these proteins:
- the LOC134217968 gene encoding flotillin-1, whose product MVWGFVTCGPNEALVVSGCCHMKPLLVPGGRAFVWPSVQRVQRISLNTMTLQVESPTVYTSQGVPISVTGIAQVKIQGQNEDMLLTACEQFLGKSEAEIQHIALVTLEGHQRAIMGSMTVEEIYKDRKKFSKQVFEVASSDLVNMGITVVSYTLKDIRDEEGYLKSLGMARTAEVKRDARIGEAEARCDATIKEAIAEEQRMAARFLNDTEIAKAQRDFELKKAVYDVEVQTKKAEAEMAYELQAAKTKQRIKEEQMQIKVIERTQEIAVQEQEMARRERELEATIRRPAEAEKYKLEKLAEANRNRVILEAEAEAEAIKVRGEAEAFAIAAKSKAEAEQMAKKAEAWREYREAAMVDMLLDTLPKVAAEVAAPLSQAKKITMVSSGNGEVGAAKLTGEVLQIVNKIPDLVKSITGVDISRSVHAG is encoded by the exons GATGCTGTCATATGAAACCACTCTTGGTTCCCGGAGGGCGGGCATTCGTGTGGCCATCGGTGCAGAGAGTTCAACG AATCTCCCTCAACACGATGACGCTGCAGGTGGAGAGTCCCACCGTTTATACCAGCCAGGGTGTTCCAATTTCCGTGACTGGCATTGCCCAGGTTAAAATACAGGGCCAGAACGAGGACATGCTGCTGACGGCGTGCGAACAGTTCCTCGGCAAGTCCGAGGCCGAGATCCAGCACATTGCTTTGGTCACACTGGAGGGCCACCAGCGCGCGATCATGGGCTCGATGACGGTGGAGGAGATCTACAAGGACCGGAAGAAGTTTTCGAAGCAGGTGTTTGAGGTCGCCTCGTCGGATTTGGTTAACATGGGCATCACAGTCGTTTCGTACACGCTGAAGGATATTCGCGACGAGGAG GGTTATCTGAAAAGCCTTGGTATGGCTCGCACGGCCGAGGTTAAGCGCGACGCTCGCATCGGAGAAGCGGAGGCTCGCTGTGACGCCACTATCAAGGAAGCCATTGCCGAGGAGCAGCGGATGGCCGCACGATTCTTAAACGACACCGAAATCGCCAAGGCCCAGCGGGACTTCGAGCTGAAAAAGGCTGTCTACGACGTGGAGGTGCAGACGAAGAAAGCCGAAGCCGAAATGGCCTACGAACTGCAAGCGGCCAAAACCAAACAGCGCATCAAGGAGGAACAGATGCAGATCAAGGTTATCGAACGTACCCAGGAGATCGCCGTTCAGGAGCAGGAAATGGCTCGCCGCGAACGTGAGTTGGAAGCCACCATTCGGCGACCGGCCGAGGCCGAAAAGTACAAGCTGGAAAAGTTGGCTGAAGCTAACAGGAATCGGGTCATCTTGGAGGCCGAAGCCGAAGCGGAGGCG ATCAAAGTACGCGGAGAAGCCGAAGCATTTGCCATTGCTGCCAAGTCGAAGGCGGAGGCCGAACAGATGGCCAAGAAGGCGGAAGCCTGGCGAGAATATCGCGAAGCTGCTATGGTTGATATGCTGCTGGATACGTTGCCAAAG GTGGCCGCCGAAGTTGCAGCCCCGCTGTCCCAGGCCAAGAAGATTACTATGGTATCCAGTGGTAATGGTGAGGTTGGTGCGGCAAAGCTCACTGGGGAGGTACTGCAGATCGTCAACAAGATCCCGGACCTGGTCAAATCGATCACTGGCGTGGACATTTCACGG